In one window of Candidatus Lernaella stagnicola DNA:
- a CDS encoding radical SAM protein, protein MATSPMGLMYLSAMLRRNGHETKIIDGVIDPHWMDHLQNLVSTWRPDVVGFSLLSLDIDSVAESVRRLRESSVDALLVGGGPGAAFADEKQREYLDLDAIVRGEGEFALPEMIQAHRQGGGLRGVAGLWVKAETAYVDTGPRPEIADLDALPLPDRETVDLPRYFGKPSMDLMWRHPRWASILTSRSCPFNCSFCAHAMGRGYRTRSAENVMREIDWLVDRYGIGELQIIDDLFNLDRERTAAICHELLDRPYKLHLVFPNGLRLDHLDNELIRLMRRAGFDRLLAPIETASPRLQKAVGKNLNIDKALAAIREMYRLGVFVRVTTMLGFPTETYEEMKHTYRTAFSVPAQWVSINQVMPLPGSQLARDFDAEVANGDWRYVNFVRTTINLSTVPLRKINRLKRKVLYRMLLPHRIYRLLRDLPRNNLAFYVKIFLLKLFQHTVVKHPAKKLDGRSVAPPQPIALAADRRRAR, encoded by the coding sequence ATGGCAACCTCGCCGATGGGCTTGATGTATTTGTCGGCGATGCTACGCCGCAACGGTCATGAAACCAAAATTATCGACGGCGTGATCGACCCGCATTGGATGGACCATCTGCAAAACCTGGTGAGTACCTGGCGGCCGGACGTCGTGGGCTTCTCCTTACTTAGTTTGGATATCGACTCGGTCGCCGAAAGCGTACGGCGCTTGCGGGAAAGCAGCGTCGACGCCCTGCTGGTGGGTGGCGGACCCGGGGCCGCCTTCGCCGACGAGAAGCAGCGCGAGTATCTGGATCTGGACGCCATCGTGCGGGGCGAGGGCGAGTTTGCGCTACCCGAGATGATCCAAGCCCACCGGCAAGGAGGCGGCCTACGCGGCGTCGCCGGGCTTTGGGTGAAGGCCGAAACGGCGTATGTCGATACCGGCCCCCGCCCCGAGATCGCCGACTTGGACGCCCTGCCCCTGCCCGATCGGGAAACGGTGGATCTGCCCCGGTATTTCGGCAAACCGTCGATGGACCTGATGTGGCGGCATCCGCGGTGGGCGTCGATTCTGACTTCGCGCTCGTGTCCGTTCAACTGCAGCTTCTGCGCCCACGCGATGGGTCGCGGCTACCGCACGCGCAGCGCGGAAAATGTCATGCGCGAGATCGATTGGCTTGTCGACCGCTACGGCATCGGCGAATTGCAGATTATCGACGACCTGTTCAACCTGGATCGCGAGCGCACCGCGGCCATCTGCCACGAGCTGCTCGACCGGCCGTACAAGCTGCACTTGGTATTCCCCAACGGCTTGCGCCTGGATCACCTCGACAATGAGTTGATCCGCCTCATGCGCCGCGCCGGTTTCGACCGCCTGCTGGCGCCGATCGAAACCGCCTCGCCACGTCTGCAAAAGGCCGTGGGTAAAAACCTGAATATCGACAAAGCGCTGGCCGCTATCCGTGAGATGTACCGGCTCGGGGTGTTCGTCCGCGTGACAACCATGCTCGGGTTTCCGACCGAAACCTACGAAGAGATGAAACACACATACCGAACGGCTTTTTCTGTTCCCGCGCAGTGGGTCAGCATCAACCAAGTCATGCCGCTGCCCGGCTCGCAACTGGCCAGGGATTTCGACGCCGAGGTGGCGAACGGCGATTGGCGATACGTCAATTTCGTGCGCACGACGATCAACCTGAGTACCGTGCCGCTGCGCAAAATCAATCGGCTCAAAAGAAAAGTGCTTTACCGCATGCTGTTGCCGCACCGTATCTATCGGTTGCTCCGCGACCTACCCCGAAACAACCTGGCGTTTTATGTGAAAATATTTCTGCTCAAGCTTTTCCAGCATACCGTAGTCAAGCATCCGGCAAAGAAGCTCGACGGCCGGTCGGTCGCCCCCCCTCAACCCATCGCGTTGGCTGCTGATCGTCGCCGAGCTCGATGA